In Zingiber officinale cultivar Zhangliang chromosome 3B, Zo_v1.1, whole genome shotgun sequence, a single window of DNA contains:
- the LOC121968608 gene encoding glycine-rich cell wall structural protein 2-like — protein MANRARVKLWAAAFIALVSFQLAMAARSLTGAAAGGGGGGGGGGGGGGGGSGSGSGYGSGSGSGYGEGAGGGSAGGYGRGGGGGGGGGEGGGGGSGSGSGSGYGSGYGEGAGGGSAGGYGKGGGGGGGSGGGGGGGEGGGVGSGSGYGQGSGSGYGAGGGAGNAGGYGKGGGGGGGGGGGEGGGVGSGSGSGQGYGSGSGSGAGGAHGGGYGRGGGGGGGGGEGSGGGTGSGSGYGSGSGSGYGSGGGNGHN, from the coding sequence ATGGCTAATAGAGCTCGCGTTAAGCTTTGGGCTGCTGCCTTCATCGCCCTTGTGAGCTTCCAGCTTGCGATGGCAGCTAGATCGCTCACCGGGGCTGCCGCAGGAGGCGGTGGCGGAGGTGGAGgaggaggcggaggcggaggtgGAGGCTCTGGCAGTGGTTCTGGATATGGCTCCGGCTCCGGCTCTGGATATGGTGAGGGTGCCGGTGGAGGGAGTGCCGGAGGGTACggtagaggaggaggaggaggcggtggCGGAGGAGAAGGAGGTGGAGGCGGTTCTGGCTCTGGGTCCGGCAGCGGTTATGGTTCAGGATATGGTGAGGGCGCTGGAGGAGGAAGCGCCGGAGGGTATGGGAAAGGaggcggtggcggcggcggcagcGGAGGCGGTGGCGGTGGGGGAGAAGGGGGAGGTGTAGGCTCTGGCTCTGGTTACGGGCAAGGGTCTGGATCGGGTTACGGTGCGGGTGGTGGAGCTGGTAATGCTGGAGGATACGGAAAGGGCGGCGGCGGTGGAGGTGGTGGCGGCGGAGGAGAGGGCGGTGGTGTTGGGTCGGGATCCGGGTCCGGTCAGGGGTATGGATCTGGATCTGGCTCCGGCGCGGGTGGTGCACATGGTGGTGGCTACGGTCGTGGTGGCGGCggtggaggcggcggcggcgagggATCAGGTGGGGGCACTGGCTCCGGCTCCGGCTACGGGTCTGGGTCTGGGTCTGGTTACGGCAGTGGAGGTGGAAATGGCCATAATTAG